The Delphinus delphis chromosome 2, mDelDel1.2, whole genome shotgun sequence genome contains a region encoding:
- the SIX6 gene encoding homeobox protein SIX6: protein MFQLPILNFSPQQVAGVCETLEESGDVERLGRFLWSLPVAPAACEALNKNESVLRARAIVAFHGGNYRELYHILENHKFTKESHAKLQALWLEAHYQEAEKLRGRPLGPVDKYRVRKKFPLPRTIWDGEQKTHCFKERTRHLLREWYLQDPYPNPSKKRELAQATGLTPTQVGNWFKNRRQRDRAAAAKNRLQQQVLSQGPGRALRAEEEGTPEVLGTAASPAASLSSKAATSAISITSSDSECDI from the exons ATGTTCCAGCTGCCTATCTTGAATTTCAGTCCCCAGCAAGTGGCCGGGGTATGCGAGACTCTAGAGGAGAGCGGCGACGTGGAGCGCCTGGGTCGCTTCCTCTGGTCGCTGCCTGTGGCCCCTGCGGCCTGCGAGGCGCTCAACAAGAATGAATCCGTGCTGCGCGCGAGAGCCATCGTGGCCTTCCATGGTGGCAACTACCGCGAGCTCTACCATATCCTGGAAAACCACAAGTTCACCAAGGAGTCTCACGCCAAACTGCAGGCGCTGTGGCTCGAAGCGCATTACCAGGAGGCTGAGAAGCTGCGAGGACGGCCCTTGGGGCCAGTGGACAAGTACCGCGTGAGGAAGAAGTTCCCGCTGCCGCGCACCATCTGGGATGGCGAACAGAAGACACACTGCTTCAAGGAGCGCACGCGGCACCTGCTTCGGGAATGGTACCTGCAGGACCCATACCCTAACCCCAGCAAAAAGCGTGAGCTCGCCCAGGCAACCGGACTGACCCCCACACAGGTGGGCAACTGGTTCAAAAACCGCCGACAAAGGGACCGGGCGGCTGCAGCCAAGAACAG GCTTCAGCAGCAGGTCCTGTCGCAGGGCCCCGGCCGGGCGCTAAGGGCCGAGGAAGAGGGCACGCCCGAGGTGCTGGGCACCGCCGCCAGCCCGGCCGCCAGCCTGTCCAGCAAGGCAGCCACTTCGGCCATCTCCATCACGTCCAGCGACAGCGAGTGCGACATCTGA